In Deltaproteobacteria bacterium, the genomic window CCGACCATCACCTTGTCCAGCGGTGAAGAGGTGCGGCTTGACCAGTCGGCCTACACCAAGTACCGCTCTGTGGATGTTCGTGCCGACCGCCAGGCCGTGTTTGACGCTTTCTTTGGCAAATGGAATGAGTTCGAGCGCACCATGGGCACGACGCTCGCCGGACAGATCAACGCGCATATTTTCACGCAGCGTCAGCGGGGCTATGCCAATTCGCTGAGCGCCTCGCTGGATAACAATGCCATCCCCGAGACGGTTTATCGCACCCTGATCAGCGAGACCAACAATAACCTGGAAACCCTGCACCGTTATTTCCGTTTGCGCGGGCGCATGCTGGGTGTGGATGACCTGCGGTATTTTGATATTTACCCGCCGCTGGTCGACGCCGACCTGGATTTTCCGATTGCAAGGGGCAAACAGCTGACGCTGGAAGCCGTTGCCCCGCTCGGCGGTGCCTACACCGAGGTCATGTCCCATGGCTTCGAAAGTCGCTGGATGGATGTCTATCCACGTCCCGGCAAACGTTCTGGCGCCTACATGAACGGCAGCGCCTATGATGTGCACCCGTACGTGCTGATGAACTACAACGACGATTACGAGTCGGTTTCCACGCTGGCCCACGAATGGGGTCACGCCATGCATTCCTACCTGGCCTCTAAAAACCAGCCGTACCCGACCGCCGGTTACTCGATATTCACGGCCGAGATCGCATCCACCTTCAACGAAGCGCTGTTGCTCGACCACATGTTGAAAAAGGCCCGCAATGACGACGAGCGCCTGTACTATCTTGGCAATGCGCTGGAAGGGCTGCGCGGCACCTATTTCCGGCAGACCATGTTTGCCGAGTTTGAACTGGCCATCCATGAACGTGCCGAGGCCGGTGAGGCGATGACCGGCGCCAAGTTCACGGAGATCTATGGCGATCTGCTGCGCCGTTATCACGGCCATGACGCCGGCGTGCTGACCATCGATGACCTGTACACCGTGGAGTGGGCCTTCATACCGCACTTTTACTACAACTTTTACGTGTACCAGTACGCCACTTCGCTGGCGGCGTCGTCGCTGCTTGCCGAAGCGGTATTGCAGGGCCGCCCCGGGGCAGTCGAAAACTACATGAACCTGCTCAAGGCCGGTGGATCGGATTACCCCTACGAACTGCTGAAACGGGCTGGCGTCGACATGGCCACGGCGGCCCCGTACCAGGCGGTATTCACACGGATGAATGCCATCATGGACCAGATCGAGGGAATACTCGACCGGCGTGAAGAGCCGGCGGCGCCCTGAACTGCAGTCTGATCAAAGCCCCTGAAATGCAGGTGCTGAAAGCCGGGGTCAGAGTA contains:
- the pepF gene encoding oligoendopeptidase F, producing the protein MNRIIMLLVAMSLAATSLAQDEKDTWNLADLYPTVDAWNKAKDALEADLAKIDNCKGQLGASAAKLLECSEMLSDMAKTYARIASYAGMASDADTRDADNQRRRTEVQILGSKFSEKVSFIDPEILAVGEEKLNAFFDELTSLEPYRHDIEDTLRQSKHVLDEDAEAMMAATSLMRNAPSDTYRTLANADMPWPTITLSSGEEVRLDQSAYTKYRSVDVRADRQAVFDAFFGKWNEFERTMGTTLAGQINAHIFTQRQRGYANSLSASLDNNAIPETVYRTLISETNNNLETLHRYFRLRGRMLGVDDLRYFDIYPPLVDADLDFPIARGKQLTLEAVAPLGGAYTEVMSHGFESRWMDVYPRPGKRSGAYMNGSAYDVHPYVLMNYNDDYESVSTLAHEWGHAMHSYLASKNQPYPTAGYSIFTAEIASTFNEALLLDHMLKKARNDDERLYYLGNALEGLRGTYFRQTMFAEFELAIHERAEAGEAMTGAKFTEIYGDLLRRYHGHDAGVLTIDDLYTVEWAFIPHFYYNFYVYQYATSLAASSLLAEAVLQGRPGAVENYMNLLKAGGSDYPYELLKRAGVDMATAAPYQAVFTRMNAIMDQIEGILDRREEPAAP